In Helicobacter mastomyrinus, a single genomic region encodes these proteins:
- a CDS encoding succinyldiaminopimelate transaminase, translating into MLNHFESYPFDKLRTLLKHSNPPKDCEIFTLTIGEPQFPTPQNIIESWQNNAPLLNKYPKSSGEDELKNAQLSFIKNRYQLELTHHQIIPTFGTREVLFNFPQFYLFGKENPSIAYPNPFYQIYEGAAIASKARIILMNLTQDNNFMPSLSDTQLKEVDLVILNSPNNPTGRALDIQSLSQWVQKALEYDFVIINDECYSEIYANSPPPSILQASLKADNPTFKNILALNSISKRSSAPGLRSGFIAGDEQILKSYNLYRTYLGCALPLPLQKAAAVAWNDMRIPESIRHIYAQNLALAETILQLSKAEITPYTFYVWLYVGDDERFCKFAYEKMGVLTLPGSYLGREGQGKGYVRIALVYDNETIKRALNALKEAIKFYKKEYV; encoded by the coding sequence GTGCTAAATCATTTTGAAAGTTACCCCTTTGACAAGCTCCGCACGCTTCTCAAACACAGTAATCCCCCCAAAGATTGTGAAATTTTCACTCTTACCATCGGTGAGCCTCAATTCCCTACGCCGCAAAATATTATAGAATCTTGGCAAAATAACGCTCCCTTGCTGAACAAATACCCTAAATCAAGCGGTGAAGATGAGCTTAAAAACGCTCAACTCTCCTTTATTAAAAATCGCTATCAACTTGAGCTTACCCATCATCAAATTATCCCTACTTTTGGCACACGTGAAGTGCTTTTCAACTTCCCGCAATTCTATCTTTTTGGCAAAGAAAACCCTAGCATTGCCTACCCTAATCCATTTTATCAAATCTATGAGGGCGCGGCAATTGCCTCAAAAGCACGAATAATCCTTATGAATCTCACGCAAGATAATAATTTTATGCCCTCTCTTAGCGATACACAGCTTAAAGAAGTGGATTTAGTTATTCTTAATTCCCCTAATAATCCTACCGGCAGGGCATTAGATATCCAATCTTTAAGCCAATGGGTGCAAAAGGCGCTAGAATATGATTTTGTGATTATTAATGATGAATGTTATAGTGAAATTTATGCCAATTCTCCACCGCCTAGTATTCTCCAAGCCTCTCTTAAGGCAGATAATCCCACATTTAAAAATATTCTCGCCCTTAATTCTATCTCCAAACGCTCCTCTGCGCCCGGTTTGCGTAGTGGATTTATCGCTGGAGATGAGCAAATTCTAAAAAGCTATAATCTCTACCGCACCTATCTAGGCTGTGCGCTTCCATTGCCCTTACAAAAGGCTGCAGCAGTTGCGTGGAACGATATGCGCATTCCAGAATCTATTCGCCACATTTATGCGCAAAATCTCGCCCTTGCAGAAACAATTTTGCAACTTAGTAAAGCAGAGATTACTCCCTATACATTCTATGTATGGCTTTATGTAGGAGATGATGAAAGATTCTGTAAATTTGCCTATGAAAAAATGGGAGTGCTGACATTACCCGGAAGCTACTTAGGGCGTGAGGGGCAAGGCAAAGGATATGTGAGGATAGCTCTTGTGTATGATAATGAGACCATAAAAAGAGCTTTAAATGCTCTGAAAGAGGCTATCAAGTTTTATAAAAAGGAGTATGTATGA
- the murC gene encoding UDP-N-acetylmuramate--L-alanine ligase, whose protein sequence is MKIHFIGIGGIGISGLAKYLRAQGIEISGSDIAEGSATKYLRAQGVSINIPHNAAAITNQDLVIHSAIIKPDNVEVQEAIKKGIKVLSRKEAIASILKEKRVFSVCGAHGKSTTSAILSSIFPHFGAIIGADSKEFGSNVREAKSESIIFEADESDKSFLNSNPYYAIIPNAEPEHMESYNHDLNEFYGAYRQFIHTAKKRIFNLSDPFLQSLKTIQAITLNPQSDITNIRFEIHNDEPQTSFEFKDYGIFKVWGFGEHMAQNASLAILCAIDELGIDALEEIRTNLAHFKGIKKRFDIIAKGTTTIIDDYAHHPTEILATLKSVAIYNQLKPHQKVIAIWQPHKYSRVLDNLQAFVDCFANLCDELVILPVWKAGESHVDIDFASLFMRYNPIFATHLKREGDCITLFDGKDSIKTLQNAIIIGLGAGDITYQLRGEK, encoded by the coding sequence ATGAAAATACATTTTATAGGCATTGGTGGTATTGGCATTTCAGGCTTGGCAAAATATCTCCGCGCACAAGGCATAGAGATTAGCGGTTCAGACATCGCAGAAGGAAGCGCGACAAAATATCTCCGCGCACAAGGTGTGTCTATCAATATTCCTCATAACGCTGCTGCTATCACTAATCAAGACCTTGTGATCCATTCTGCGATTATCAAGCCTGATAATGTCGAGGTGCAAGAAGCTATCAAAAAGGGTATTAAAGTGCTTTCCCGCAAAGAAGCCATTGCCTCTATTCTCAAAGAAAAACGTGTCTTTAGCGTATGTGGCGCACACGGCAAATCCACTACAAGCGCAATTTTAAGCAGTATTTTCCCGCATTTTGGCGCAATTATCGGAGCAGACTCTAAAGAATTTGGCTCAAATGTGCGCGAGGCAAAGAGTGAATCTATCATCTTTGAAGCTGATGAATCCGATAAAAGCTTTCTTAATTCCAATCCCTACTACGCCATTATCCCCAATGCCGAGCCAGAGCATATGGAGAGCTACAATCACGATTTAAATGAATTTTATGGTGCTTATAGGCAATTTATCCATACGGCTAAGAAGCGCATTTTTAACCTTAGCGACCCCTTTTTGCAAAGCCTAAAAACCATACAAGCTATTACTTTAAATCCTCAAAGTGATATTACAAATATACGTTTTGAAATTCACAATGACGAGCCACAAACAAGCTTTGAGTTTAAAGATTATGGAATCTTCAAGGTATGGGGCTTTGGGGAGCATATGGCGCAAAATGCGAGTCTGGCGATATTGTGTGCGATTGATGAGTTAGGCATAGATGCGCTAGAAGAGATAAGGACAAATCTTGCGCATTTTAAGGGCATTAAAAAACGTTTTGATATCATCGCTAAAGGCACAACGACTATCATTGATGATTACGCACACCACCCTACCGAGATTCTCGCGACGCTTAAAAGCGTAGCTATCTACAATCAGCTCAAACCCCACCAAAAAGTCATCGCCATTTGGCAACCGCATAAGTATTCACGTGTGCTTGATAATCTTCAAGCCTTTGTTGATTGCTTTGCAAATCTATGCGATGAGCTTGTTATCCTGCCTGTGTGGAAAGCAGGGGAATCTCACGTCGATATTGATTTTGCTTCACTTTTTATGCGCTATAATCCCATTTTTGCTACACATCTTAAGCGCGAGGGGGATTGCATTACCCTATTTGATGGCAAAGATTCTATAAAAACACTGCAAAATGCCATTATTATCGGGCTTGGTGCGGGGGACATTACCTATCAATTACGAGGAGAAAAATAA
- a CDS encoding endonuclease MutS2 has product MQSHQTLIARLDLSDFVSQFHTYFAREKPFMFNGDRRFYAQILQELDSIPLNAPPPLPTLDTPIVHLQKHSTLQLEAIFTFMQLVRYFLYLKAHITESTPHTKTWLDKILIPQAICDMESIFDTQGELCEGIYPDIDNLKSHIKQIKIHIDEQIRRILHSREITPYLVDNSMHYINQNECLLLKAGYNQVIKGMVLERSHNGFFYLLPDAINTLKERQNALKDTLQESLYTLCKSLCLTLHKYTPFLTFLNHAFDTFDQIYARIAFAKAYNLSFIYELTTQKEIVIEEFSHPTLANPKPISFACNGDVLMITGVNAGGKTILLKSLLAVCFLSKYLIPLKINAYKSKIPYFKHIMAIISDPQNSKNDISTFAGRMLEFKQILQTQNLLLGIDEIELGTDADEAASLYKVLLEHLMNNHAKILLTTHHKHLSALMAHNPKVQLCAAMYDIQAQRPLFSFLDGSIGKSYAFESAARYGIPLSLIKTAKEVYGADKERLNELIERSSELESALQTKCTELEATIATYQAKILSLKTQEEEQKTAFLALKRNLESTYHQATQTLKATLKAQESKEIHKAFNQAHKILSHTQSLQTQPLTPHTQKPHIFKVGDRVKYQNTQGHILSIKGKVCTITLESGMKIKANLKDIQPSSTPLPPPKMDIIFKAPAKAGVSLDLHGMRGDEAIERLDEFLSAALIAGYDEVLVYHGIGMGILSKLVYDYLKTHPKVISFADAPAQMGGFGAKVVKL; this is encoded by the coding sequence GTGCAAAGCCATCAAACCCTCATCGCTCGCCTTGATTTAAGTGATTTTGTTTCTCAATTTCACACATATTTTGCACGAGAAAAACCCTTTATGTTCAATGGCGATAGGAGATTCTACGCACAAATCCTGCAAGAGCTCGATTCTATCCCTCTTAATGCTCCGCCACCTCTACCCACGCTTGATACACCCATCGTGCATTTGCAAAAGCACAGCACATTACAACTTGAAGCGATTTTTACCTTTATGCAGCTTGTGCGTTATTTTCTCTATCTCAAAGCACATATTACAGAATCCACCCCGCATACAAAAACGTGGCTTGATAAGATTCTCATTCCTCAAGCAATATGCGATATGGAATCTATCTTTGACACACAAGGTGAGCTATGTGAGGGTATTTATCCAGACATTGACAACCTAAAGTCCCATATCAAGCAGATCAAAATCCACATTGACGAGCAAATCAGACGGATTCTGCATTCCCGCGAGATTACACCCTATCTTGTCGATAATAGTATGCATTACATCAATCAAAATGAGTGCCTACTGCTTAAAGCAGGGTATAATCAAGTGATTAAAGGAATGGTACTTGAGCGCTCTCACAATGGATTTTTCTATCTCCTGCCAGATGCGATTAACACATTAAAAGAGCGGCAAAATGCGCTTAAAGACACTTTGCAAGAGAGCCTCTACACCCTTTGTAAGAGCCTTTGCCTTACTCTACATAAATACACACCTTTTCTCACATTTCTTAATCACGCCTTTGATACATTTGATCAAATTTATGCCCGAATCGCCTTTGCAAAGGCTTATAATCTCTCTTTCATATATGAACTCACAACACAAAAAGAGATTGTCATTGAGGAATTTTCACACCCCACATTAGCCAATCCAAAGCCCATTAGCTTTGCCTGTAATGGTGATGTGCTAATGATTACAGGCGTGAATGCAGGGGGTAAAACTATCCTGCTTAAATCCCTCCTTGCTGTGTGTTTCTTAAGCAAATATCTTATCCCGCTCAAAATCAACGCCTATAAGTCTAAAATCCCCTATTTTAAACATATCATGGCGATTATAAGCGATCCACAAAATAGCAAAAACGATATTTCTACTTTTGCGGGGAGAATGCTTGAGTTTAAGCAGATTTTGCAAACACAAAATCTACTGCTTGGTATTGATGAAATCGAGCTAGGCACGGACGCTGATGAAGCTGCAAGTCTCTATAAAGTGCTATTAGAGCATTTAATGAATAATCACGCAAAGATTCTACTCACCACGCACCACAAGCATTTGAGTGCACTTATGGCGCATAATCCCAAAGTGCAGCTTTGTGCAGCGATGTATGATATACAAGCCCAAAGACCGCTTTTTAGCTTTCTTGATGGGAGTATTGGCAAAAGCTATGCCTTTGAAAGTGCCGCACGTTACGGAATCCCACTTTCCCTTATCAAAACAGCCAAAGAAGTGTATGGCGCGGACAAAGAGCGATTAAATGAACTTATAGAACGTTCCAGCGAGTTAGAGAGTGCGCTTCAAACCAAATGTACAGAGCTTGAAGCCACGATTGCAACATATCAGGCGAAGATTCTATCGCTTAAAACGCAAGAAGAGGAGCAAAAGACAGCTTTTCTCGCACTCAAGCGCAATTTAGAATCTACTTATCATCAAGCCACGCAAACGCTTAAAGCTACCCTCAAAGCACAAGAAAGCAAAGAAATACACAAGGCTTTTAACCAAGCCCATAAGATTCTATCACATACGCAATCCCTACAAACACAGCCTTTGACACCGCACACACAAAAACCTCATATTTTCAAAGTAGGTGATAGAGTGAAGTATCAAAACACACAAGGGCATATCCTTAGCATAAAGGGTAAGGTATGCACTATCACACTTGAAAGCGGTATGAAAATCAAAGCAAATCTTAAGGATATTCAGCCCTCTAGCACGCCATTACCTCCTCCAAAGATGGATATTATTTTCAAAGCCCCCGCAAAGGCAGGGGTAAGCCTTGATTTGCACGGAATGCGGGGCGATGAAGCGATAGAGAGACTTGATGAGTTTCTCTCTGCTGCGCTCATTGCTGGATATGATGAAGTGCTTGTGTATCACGGCATAGGTATGGGAATCTTAAGTAAGCTTGTATATGATTATCTTAAAACCCACCCTAAAGTCATATCCTTTGCAGACGCACCCGCACAAATGGGTGGCTTTGGGGCAAAGGTTGTTAAGTTATAA
- a CDS encoding DUF3240 family protein, whose protein sequence is MEAELSIDIYFKATLKDSIVDMLLEDGYDDFFHIKCAKYASSSLLQSADEQVSGRQEYGLFRIFLNEQNAHFIINKLLQAFGKTDIRIYTHNVTSPII, encoded by the coding sequence ATGGAAGCAGAACTTAGCATTGATATTTATTTTAAGGCTACACTCAAAGATAGCATTGTAGATATGTTGCTAGAAGATGGATATGATGATTTTTTTCATATCAAATGTGCCAAATACGCTTCAAGCTCACTTTTGCAGAGTGCTGATGAACAAGTAAGCGGTAGGCAAGAATATGGATTATTTAGAATATTTTTAAACGAACAAAATGCACATTTTATTATCAATAAATTACTTCAAGCCTTTGGCAAAACAGATATAAGAATCTATACGCACAATGTCACATCTCCTATCATATAA
- a CDS encoding MATE family efflux transporter → MTYNFNQRMRKILSIALPSGGNSLLDIVNIAIGMYFIAHISADVEVTKHNIVALGLGMSCWMFLFALTTIFYVGTNAQVSRAFGERNYTKIQAVLSTMSIGVVFFSIPIYLLAYNFNGLYFDWMGVGEETKALGMLYLGWIFCSIPALLLKTIFISALASTGDTKSVFFIKIISTSLNIALNFMLIFGVHSLHIPPLGIAGAGISNVIISYFEGIILFGILCGLHRHLKISLVFKWRILLFGLRIGLPSGIERGLTILSLVLITKFMTDYGLEVIAGFQIGSRVESFICMPGFGFQVAAMALVGQMLGAKRLDLAESFIRTILLISSIIMGILGIGLCVFGRELSNLFSEDMAVLDYSLMYLIAVGVSQVPQICVFVLDGALRGSGATKLSLWINTGSIWLLRIFPMWLCVHYQLHAGYIFGIICCETFLRALIFGFIFYKGIWKHYIARIL, encoded by the coding sequence ATGACATATAATTTCAACCAACGTATGCGTAAGATTCTAAGTATTGCCTTGCCATCTGGAGGCAATTCGCTCTTAGATATTGTTAATATTGCCATTGGTATGTATTTTATCGCGCATATTTCTGCAGATGTGGAGGTTACAAAGCATAATATTGTGGCACTTGGGCTGGGTATGAGCTGCTGGATGTTTCTCTTTGCGCTTACTACGATTTTTTATGTGGGCACAAACGCACAAGTCTCACGTGCCTTTGGAGAAAGGAATTATACGAAAATACAAGCCGTACTTAGCACGATGAGTATAGGGGTTGTGTTTTTTTCTATACCTATTTATCTCCTTGCTTATAATTTTAATGGCTTGTATTTTGATTGGATGGGTGTGGGGGAGGAGACAAAAGCCTTGGGTATGCTGTATTTGGGCTGGATTTTTTGCTCTATCCCCGCCCTTTTACTTAAAACGATTTTTATCTCCGCCTTAGCCTCCACGGGCGATACAAAAAGTGTCTTTTTTATTAAAATCATTAGCACAAGCTTAAATATTGCCTTGAATTTTATGTTGATTTTTGGCGTGCATTCCCTCCATATCCCTCCGCTTGGCATTGCAGGTGCAGGGATATCAAATGTTATTATCTCTTATTTTGAAGGCATTATTTTGTTTGGAATCCTCTGTGGGCTGCATAGACACTTAAAAATATCTTTGGTTTTTAAATGGCGGATTTTGCTTTTTGGATTGCGCATCGGCTTACCCTCTGGGATTGAACGAGGGCTTACTATTCTCTCCCTTGTGCTGATTACAAAGTTTATGACAGACTATGGCTTAGAGGTGATTGCTGGGTTTCAAATCGGATCAAGGGTGGAGAGCTTTATTTGTATGCCCGGATTTGGATTCCAAGTCGCTGCAATGGCGTTAGTAGGACAAATGCTAGGGGCTAAGCGGCTTGATTTAGCAGAATCTTTTATCCGCACGATTTTGCTTATCTCCTCTATTATTATGGGTATATTGGGGATTGGGCTTTGTGTGTTTGGTAGGGAGCTTTCAAATCTCTTTAGTGAGGATATGGCAGTGCTTGATTATTCTTTAATGTATCTTATCGCCGTTGGTGTATCGCAAGTGCCACAAATCTGCGTGTTTGTGCTTGATGGAGCATTAAGGGGAAGTGGCGCGACAAAGCTATCGCTTTGGATTAATACCGGTAGCATTTGGCTACTTAGAATCTTCCCTATGTGGCTCTGTGTGCATTACCAACTTCACGCAGGATATATTTTTGGGATTATCTGCTGTGAGACATTCCTACGTGCTCTTATCTTTGGCTTTATTTTCTATAAAGGTATATGGAAGCACTATATTGCAAGAATCTTATAA
- a CDS encoding class I SAM-dependent methyltransferase has product MHEDALKWNERYKNDFMPNEPSAFVINACALLEAHFPQLKVIKDTDNPRPVALDIACGNGRHAKVLSQLGFMVDALDISSIALKNLANIAHITPVLADLDNFIFTPNRYDVVLNSFFLDIRLFPSLIASLKPNGIVLFETFIRLDVDSHLDKAEKALYVNELESIFSPQNGFITLHHHIYENIESSTGKRAAYPHIVQFIAQYTGNHNDI; this is encoded by the coding sequence ATGCACGAAGACGCACTCAAATGGAATGAACGTTATAAAAATGACTTTATGCCTAATGAGCCAAGTGCGTTTGTTATCAACGCTTGTGCGCTGCTTGAAGCCCATTTCCCACAACTTAAAGTGATAAAAGATACAGACAATCCGCGTCCTGTGGCACTTGATATAGCTTGTGGCAATGGACGCCACGCAAAGGTGCTATCACAGCTTGGTTTTATGGTAGATGCGCTTGATATTTCCTCTATCGCGCTTAAAAATCTTGCCAATATAGCGCATATCACGCCTGTTTTAGCAGATTTAGACAACTTTATATTCACACCAAATCGCTATGATGTGGTATTGAATAGCTTTTTCCTTGATATACGCCTTTTTCCATCGCTCATTGCCTCGCTTAAGCCTAATGGCATTGTACTATTTGAGACGTTTATTCGCCTTGATGTGGATTCTCACTTAGATAAAGCCGAAAAAGCCCTTTATGTAAATGAATTAGAGAGTATCTTTAGCCCACAAAATGGCTTTATCACACTTCATCATCATATCTATGAAAATATAGAATCTAGCACAGGTAAAAGGGCGGCGTATCCGCATATCGTGCAATTCATCGCACAATACACAGGCAATCATAATGACATATAA
- a CDS encoding histidine triad nucleotide-binding protein yields the protein MAEKNIFEKIVAGELPCKKVAENEQFLAFYDINPKAPVHILAIPKVCVKDFSCASAELLGGLCAFSQEVARMVGIDKSGYRICTNIGADGGQEVPHLHFHILGGGKLSFSKLA from the coding sequence ATGGCAGAAAAAAATATTTTTGAGAAAATCGTAGCAGGGGAGCTTCCCTGTAAAAAAGTGGCAGAAAATGAGCAATTTCTTGCTTTTTATGATATTAATCCTAAAGCGCCTGTGCATATTCTAGCCATTCCAAAAGTATGTGTTAAGGACTTCTCTTGTGCTTCTGCGGAGCTTTTAGGAGGGCTTTGTGCATTCAGTCAGGAAGTAGCACGTATGGTAGGCATTGATAAAAGCGGTTATAGAATCTGCACAAATATTGGTGCAGACGGAGGGCAGGAAGTGCCGCATTTGCATTTTCATATCCTCGGCGGAGGTAAACTCTCTTTCTCTAAACTCGCATAG
- the pheS gene encoding phenylalanine--tRNA ligase subunit alpha encodes MQEILEKLKQVGNLEALEALRIEVIGKKGVLTQQFVILKTLQGEAKKSFATDLNAAKEEFERAFNTKKDMLLKAQMSENLAQESIDASLFSTLRLKSQGHPISQTMDRIIDFFVNMDFSIGTGPLVEDEFHNFEALNLPAYHPARDMQDTFYFKDSMLLRTHTSPVQIRTMEKDSLPIRMIAPGNVFRRDYDLTHSPMFHQVEGLVVDEKDKVNFAHLKYILEDFLHYMFGDVRIRFRSSFFPFTEPSAEVDISCVFCKAEGCRVCSHTGWLEVLGCGIVNQKVFDAVGYKDVSGYAFGLGVERFAMLTHRVNDLRSFFETDLRVLEQF; translated from the coding sequence ATACAAGAGATTTTAGAAAAGTTAAAGCAGGTAGGGAATCTAGAAGCCCTAGAAGCATTGCGGATAGAGGTTATAGGGAAAAAGGGTGTTTTGACACAGCAATTTGTCATACTAAAAACACTTCAAGGAGAGGCGAAAAAGTCTTTTGCTACGGATTTAAATGCCGCTAAAGAAGAGTTTGAAAGGGCTTTTAATACCAAAAAAGATATGCTCTTAAAAGCTCAAATGAGTGAAAATCTCGCTCAAGAATCTATTGATGCGAGTTTATTTAGCACCTTGCGTTTAAAAAGTCAAGGGCACCCTATATCGCAAACAATGGATAGAATCATTGATTTTTTTGTCAATATGGATTTTTCTATCGGCACAGGACCACTTGTAGAAGATGAGTTTCATAATTTTGAAGCCCTCAATCTCCCCGCATACCACCCAGCGCGCGATATGCAGGATACATTTTATTTTAAAGATTCTATGTTGCTTCGCACACATACTTCGCCTGTGCAGATTCGCACTATGGAAAAAGATTCCTTGCCTATTCGTATGATTGCTCCGGGCAATGTGTTTAGACGGGATTATGACTTGACGCATTCACCGATGTTTCATCAAGTCGAGGGGCTAGTAGTAGATGAAAAAGATAAAGTCAATTTCGCACATTTAAAATATATTTTAGAGGATTTTTTGCACTATATGTTTGGCGATGTTCGCATTCGCTTCCGCTCGAGCTTTTTCCCCTTCACAGAGCCAAGTGCGGAAGTGGATATTAGCTGTGTATTTTGCAAAGCAGAGGGTTGCAGGGTATGCTCACATACAGGGTGGCTTGAAGTGCTAGGCTGTGGCATTGTGAATCAAAAGGTGTTTGATGCTGTAGGCTATAAAGATGTGAGCGGATATGCCTTTGGACTTGGTGTTGAGCGGTTTGCTATGCTTACTCATCGTGTGAATGATTTACGTAGCTTTTTTGAGACAGATTTACGGGTATTGGAGCAGTTTTAA
- the pheT gene encoding phenylalanine--tRNA ligase subunit beta translates to MIFSKHLLSQFVDISHLDINEVSERLSNIGLEVESAYALKIPKNVVVGKIIACSQHPDADRLSVCRVHIGTQELQIVCGAPNVKTDQYVAVALEGAIIPHTKGGELTIKKTTLRGVESCGMLCSSTELGLPKINDGIMILDESAGKLTLGQELSKLPLFSDYVIEVSITPNRGDCLSVLGIARELATCYDLRLKHEIDMDNVITLGLGRVLQILTDEKINAHLLYRVIEVKQARLPIDIAIALARNGSLADDIICNFLEFGTYMTGVILNAYKLRECESKDIVLDNGLAAQLRVKKDENGLEAVFANTKLSMIGVTYGERHFGTRSEILIIEASYVKPVQIAKAIHQHKIKGDTQLTYRSTRGSNPLLEQGMDFLCKKMVNSSDVLVYSGSHNISQSADEITIKTTFGAINKIIGIDLDKEEIATILKRLDFKLDVTCDENFFMIAVPHYRHDIESIQDVAEEVLRIYGIDNIPSSPLLCLQSHNTSNAYFVYKNSRKLARSFIANAFMECIHYVFASSQRLMQLGFVQIDENLALLNPITQELDTLRTSLLPALLDSIKRNENLGFKSIALFEMGSVYTAQREEKNKLAFVASGSMKDECYPHTKAALWDFYSFGLVCQRCVGDISLKNIRDVEGANEILLSFGFADDRILHPYQSAFVYMEDKPVGVIAKLHPQIATDMDLSETFICEIELDLSNVSLPQAKTFSKYQKSMRDLTILIDKKIPFYRVREAITQANIAFLQNVYPIDVYYDSALGEQMALSIRLVLQSFEDTLQESQLNSATQAVLNVLTNTFNASLRA, encoded by the coding sequence ATGATCTTTTCAAAACATTTATTATCGCAATTTGTGGATATATCTCATCTTGATATAAATGAAGTGAGTGAGCGTCTAAGCAACATTGGATTAGAAGTAGAATCTGCCTATGCCCTTAAGATTCCTAAAAATGTTGTAGTAGGTAAGATTATTGCTTGTAGTCAGCACCCTGACGCGGATAGACTAAGTGTATGCCGTGTGCATATAGGCACACAGGAGCTGCAAATCGTATGTGGTGCGCCCAATGTCAAAACCGATCAGTATGTAGCGGTGGCATTAGAAGGTGCGATAATCCCACATACCAAAGGCGGTGAACTAACCATTAAAAAGACGACTTTGCGCGGTGTGGAGAGTTGCGGAATGCTATGCTCTAGCACAGAGCTAGGATTACCTAAAATCAATGATGGCATTATGATTTTAGATGAGAGTGCGGGGAAGCTCACCCTAGGGCAGGAGTTAAGCAAATTACCGCTTTTTAGCGATTATGTGATTGAAGTAAGCATAACACCTAATCGTGGAGATTGCTTGAGTGTGCTAGGTATCGCACGTGAGCTTGCTACTTGCTATGATTTACGCTTAAAACACGAGATTGATATGGATAATGTTATCACTCTAGGGCTTGGGCGGGTACTGCAGATTCTCACTGATGAGAAAATTAATGCGCACCTACTCTATCGCGTTATAGAGGTTAAACAAGCGCGGCTTCCCATAGATATTGCCATTGCTTTAGCAAGAAATGGTAGTTTAGCTGATGATATTATATGCAATTTTTTGGAATTTGGCACATATATGACAGGTGTGATTTTGAACGCTTACAAACTGCGTGAGTGCGAGAGTAAGGACATTGTTCTAGATAATGGTTTAGCCGCACAGCTTCGAGTAAAAAAAGATGAAAATGGCTTAGAGGCAGTATTTGCTAATACAAAACTTTCTATGATTGGTGTAACCTATGGGGAACGGCATTTTGGGACACGTTCAGAGATTCTCATCATCGAAGCAAGCTATGTGAAACCTGTGCAAATCGCAAAGGCAATCCATCAGCATAAAATCAAAGGCGATACGCAGCTTACCTATCGTAGTACAAGGGGGAGCAATCCGCTCTTAGAGCAAGGTATGGATTTTTTATGTAAAAAAATGGTTAATAGTTCGGACGTGCTGGTGTATTCTGGCTCGCATAATATTTCTCAAAGTGCCGATGAAATAACGATTAAAACGACTTTTGGCGCGATTAATAAGATTATAGGGATTGATTTAGATAAAGAAGAAATTGCTACCATACTCAAACGTCTTGATTTCAAGCTTGATGTAACTTGTGATGAAAATTTCTTTATGATTGCTGTGCCGCACTATCGCCACGATATAGAGAGCATACAAGATGTAGCAGAGGAGGTACTAAGAATCTATGGGATTGATAATATTCCTTCTTCACCTCTGCTTTGCTTACAATCGCATAATACATCAAATGCATATTTTGTGTATAAAAATAGCAGAAAACTCGCCCGTAGCTTTATCGCAAATGCTTTTATGGAGTGTATACACTACGTGTTTGCCTCTTCGCAAAGATTAATGCAACTTGGCTTTGTGCAAATTGATGAGAATTTAGCCCTGCTAAATCCTATCACGCAAGAGCTAGATACATTACGTACAAGTTTGCTTCCTGCACTTTTAGATTCTATCAAACGCAATGAGAATCTAGGATTTAAGAGCATAGCATTATTTGAAATGGGCAGTGTCTATACGGCTCAACGAGAGGAAAAAAACAAACTCGCATTTGTGGCAAGTGGTTCAATGAAAGATGAATGCTATCCGCATACAAAAGCAGCACTTTGGGATTTTTACTCCTTTGGGCTTGTGTGTCAAAGATGTGTGGGGGATATATCTTTAAAAAATATTCGCGATGTAGAGGGGGCGAATGAGATTCTTCTATCTTTTGGATTTGCCGATGATAGAATCTTGCACCCCTATCAAAGTGCTTTTGTATATATGGAGGATAAACCTGTGGGCGTGATAGCAAAACTGCACCCACAAATTGCCACGGATATGGATTTAAGCGAGACATTTATTTGTGAAATAGAGCTTGATTTAAGCAACGTATCGCTGCCACAGGCAAAGACGTTTTCAAAATATCAAAAATCTATGCGTGATTTGACAATTCTTATCGATAAAAAGATTCCATTTTATCGTGTGCGGGAGGCAATTACACAGGCAAATATTGCATTTTTGCAAAATGTATATCCTATCGATGTGTATTATGATAGCGCATTGGGAGAGCAAATGGCATTAAGTATTCGCCTCGTGCTGCAGTCTTTTGAGGATACCCTGCAAGAATCCCAGCTAAATAGCGCAACACAAGCCGTACTTAACGTGCTTACAAATACATTCAATGCTTCGCTACGCGCGTAG